From Carettochelys insculpta isolate YL-2023 chromosome 22, ASM3395843v1, whole genome shotgun sequence, one genomic window encodes:
- the LOC142024878 gene encoding zinc finger protein RFP-like: MAAGSPLQSLQEEATCPVCLEYFTAPVTLQCGHNFCRACISQYWEGPDPAASCPQCRETVQQRSLRPNRQLANVTEIAKRLSLQAAKGAGGDGVCGEHQEALKLFCEEDQTPICVICRESRAHRAHTVVPIQEAAQEYKEKIQDRLKTLREEREKLLGLKVTGEGKTQEYLRQTQRERQKIVWEFQQLRQFLEEQERLLLARLEKLEEEIVRTQNDSVSELSAQISRLSELMGELEGKCQKPASEFLQDVRSTLSRCEKGKFQPPEEISPELEGQVSGFSMKTVALSETLSKFKANVTLDPDTAHPHLVLSEGGKSVRWEHTRQRLPNNPERFDAELCVLGCEGFTSGRHCWEVEVGDGLFWAVGVARESVRRKGWISLSPEGGIWAVEKWDGQFQALTSPETPLTLSRAPRRIRVCLDCDRGQVTFIDAGAEAPIFTFPPGSVPGGRIRPWLGVWHHSSQLQLCP; the protein is encoded by the exons atggctgcagggagccccctgcaaagtctccaggaagaagccacatgtcccgtctgtctggagtATTTCACAGCCCCGGTCACTCTGCagtgtgggcacaacttctgccgAGCCTGCATCAGCCAGTACTGGGAGGGACCCGACCCAGccgcctcctgccctcagtgcagagagactgtgcagcagagaagcctccggcccaacaggcagctggccaatGTTACAGAAATAGCCAAAcggctgagtttgcaggcagcgaagggagcaggaggggacggggtgtgtggggagcaccaggaggctctgaagctgttctgtgaagaggatcaaacccCCATCTGTGTGATCTGCAGAGAGTCCCgggctcaccgcgctcacactgtggttcccatccaggaggctgcccaggagtacaag GAAAAAATCCAGGACCGTTTGAAGActctgagagaagagagagaaaagctgctgggACTGAAAGTGACTGGAGAGGGGAAAACCCAGGAGTACCTG agacagacacaaagggagaggcagaaaatcgtgtgggaattccagcagctgcggcagttcCTGGAGGAACAAGAGCGACTCCTGCTGGCCcggctggagaagctggaggaggagattgtGAGGACCCAGAATGACAGTGTCAGTGAACTCTCTGCGCAGATTTCCCGTCTCAGTGAGCTGATGGGTGAGCTGGAGGGGAAGTGTCAGAAGCCAGCGAGTGAATTCCTGCAG GACGTCAGAAGCACCTTGAGCAG GTGTGAGAAGGGGAAGTTCCAGCCGCCAGAGGAGATTTCCCCTGAACTGGAAGGACAAGTCAGTGGTTTCTCCATGAAAACTGTTGCTCTCTCCGAGACTCTGAGCAAGTTCAAAG ccaatgtgactctggatccagacaccGCTCATCCCCACCTCGTCCTGTctgagggtgggaaaagtgtgAGATGGGAACATACACGACAGCGCCTGCCCAACAACCCAGAGAGATTCGACGCTGAGCtctgtgtgctgggctgtgaggggttcacctcggggagacattgctgggaggtggaggtgggggatgggttgttctgggctgtgggggtggccagagaatctgtgaggaggaagggatggatcagcctcagccctgagggggggatctgggctgtggagaagtgggatggtcagttccaggctctcacctcccctgagaccccccTGACCCTTAGCCGGGCTCCCCGCAGGAtccgggtgtgtctggactgtgacCGGGGGCAGGTGACATTTATCGATGCTGGTGCCGAGGCCCCGATCTTCACTTTCCCGCCGGGCTCTGTCCCTGGGGGGAGAAtccggccctggctgggggtgtggcaccATAGCTCCCAGCTCCAACTGTGTCCCTGA